TTTAGCATACAAAAATATAGATTTTAACTAGATAATATAATCCATTAAATAAAGTGTATTTCCCCCATAATAATCGCATTAATCAGCATCAAGTAATCCATCAAAGATTTCTACTTTAAGTAGCTGAGAATTTATAAATAAATCTCCAAGTAAAGTATATATACTGTGATTGACCAACTTTGTTACATCTAATTTTAGAATTCTAAAATATCTTTTTAAGATTAAAATTAGAATTTTTTTGGTCTTTAATCATCGGGACCAAGAACTTCATGTAGAATTAGTTACATATGAAGTCTAAAATTAGTGTTTGCCGATGGATGGTTAAAACCAGATGAAAAAGGAGGTAAATAAATGGCAAAAGCAATGTATGTTAAATTTGATGTACCTAAAGAGTTAGCGGACAAAGCTTACGAAGCTTTAGAAATAGCAAGAGACACTGGTAAAGTAGGTAAAGGTAGTAATGAGGTTACCAAGGCCGTTGAAAGAGGCGATGCTTTACTTGTATTATTAGCAGAAGATGTCGATCCTGCAGAAATTATCGCTCATATGCCTGTTCTCGCT
This DNA window, taken from Methanobacterium subterraneum, encodes the following:
- the rpl7ae gene encoding 50S ribosomal protein L7Ae translates to MAKAMYVKFDVPKELADKAYEALEIARDTGKVGKGSNEVTKAVERGDALLVLLAEDVDPAEIIAHMPVLAEEKEIPYVYIPTKDELGEAAGLNVGTASACIVDAGEAEELIKDVVEKVEELKK